Part of the Arvicanthis niloticus isolate mArvNil1 chromosome 3, mArvNil1.pat.X, whole genome shotgun sequence genome is shown below.
atacattttatgtatttctttgtgCTCTTTCCTCTAAATCCTAATTATTAATCCCAGTAACTAATACTTATGATACTCACAATGATAACTCCATTGCCCCATCATTCTAAAACtagaattcatatttttaaagtaagaatGTTTTTCAGGCCCTTTGATGTCAGAGTTTGCAAGAGCACTCTGCCTTGCCAATGCATCTTACCTTCACATGTTGTTATTATATCCTAAAATTAACATTAATTCTTGATCGTCCTAAAATTAAAActtattcttaaaaataagaatgttttTCAGGTCCTTTGATGTCTGAGTTTGCATGAGCACACTGCCCTGACAGTGTGTTTCACCCTACACACGTGTTGTTGCATGTGTGAACAGATGCAAAGTGTACTTTTGTAATATAACATGGTGCAAATGTTAGGCTATACACACTCATGGCTAAATGGTAGACATACTATGCACAGCTGGGGCCAGAAATGTTTTAATAATGGTAATTTTGCTTACTGTTGCTAAGATGCATTTATAAAAAATACCAACTAAATGTCACTTAAGGAAGGATGTGCCTTATCCAACCGTACACAGACACACTAAATTATGGTATAACATATGCTTAGGTGTTATAAAAATGAGTATGATTATGATATAGTAACATTTACTGACATCTTGCTTAATGTACTTAAGAAACTATTGATCGATAAGGATAAGTCATGCTTTCATTTTGTAGATATTAATATTCTTATATGTCAATTGtgtatcaatttaaaaataccaaGAAAACTAGTTTTGAATGTGTTTTTATTGAACTTTTAGGTTGTAATTTTGATTCTCTGGAAGTGCCACCATTTTACTTAGAAGGCTTTATGTTATAATAGCACTATCATAAGACCAATGGAAGGGTACAACACAACATCTACTGACTTTACTTTCATGGGGCTGTTCAACACAGAGGAAACCTCAGGTCTTGTATTTGCCACAATTTCTGTCATCTTCCTCACTGCACTGGTGGCCAATGGAATTATGATCTTTCTGATCCATACAGACACTCACctccacacccccatgtacttcctCCTCAGTCACTTGTCCTTCATTGACATGATGTACATCTCAACCATTGTGCCCAAGATGCTAGTTGATTATCTTCTAGGGCAAAGGACCATTTCCTTTGTGGGATGCACAGCTCAACACTTTCTCTACCTTACCCTTGTGGGAGCTGAGTTCTTTCTCCTGGGCCTcatggcctatgatcgctatgtggccatctgcaatCCACTGAGGTACCCTGTCCTCATGAGCCGCCGAATCTGTTGGATTATCATAGCAGGCTCCTGGTTTGGGGGATCTTTGGATGGCTTCCTTCTCACCCCAATCACCATGAGTTTTCCTTTCTGTAGTTCACGAGAGATTAATCACTTCTTCTGTGAGGCACCTGCTGTGCTGAAGTTGGCATGTGCAGACACAGCCCTCTATGAGACAGtgatgtatgtgtgctgtgttctGATGTTGCTGATTCCTTTCTCTGTAGTTATCTCATCCTATGCCCGGATTCTGGCCACTGTCTACCATATGAGCTctgtggaaggaagaaagaaagcatttgctACCTGCTCATCTCACATGACCGTGGTAACCTTGTTTTATGGGGCTGCCATATACACCTATATGGTACCACACTCTTACCATTCCCCATCCCAAGACAAAATTTTTTCTGTGTTCTATACCATCCTCACACCCATGCTGAACCCCCTCATTTACAGCATGAGGAACAAGGATGTATCTGGAGCTCTGAAGAGGGCATtggggaagatcagaagttctcaACGAGTATCCAAAGACTTTTGACTGTTACCTTCTTCTCATAtaaatggaaaatggaaaattaTCAGTATGGCTGGGCCTATGCTGAAGGACTACAGTGCAAGGAAGGATGGAATGAACAGGGAAAGTATCAATATGAAAATGAAACTTCTCCATTGCCCTTGTTTCCTTCATTTCCCTCCCTCAACACTCCATTTTTCCTGAGTTTTGAGACAATACTTTGTTACATAAAACTAGCTAAAATTctgcttgctatgtagcccaggatgtaGTTAAACTTATAGAATGTCCTGTGGcttcaacctcctgagtgctaggattacagatatacACTGCAATGCctgattcttcttcttttcttatatCTTGCTTCATATCTTCTCGGAATACAAACTGGAGGATTTTTTCCTGAGCATTATCTTTTGGAGTTGAGTAAGTCTACAAACCTTAAATGGCATGATATCAAGGGGAGCAGGACTTAGATGGTTTTAGGCATTTGTTAGGATGCAGGGTAAGTAGGATGCTAGTGATGCTGGCTCACCATCAAACAGACAAAAAATGTTACACTTTCTGATCTGGCAAGAGCTGATACAGCTACCTCTGAGTTCCTAGTCATCATCAGGTGTTGGCAAGATCCACTGAACATAGTTTTTTCAAATAAGCATTGGTTTTACTAAAATAATTAAGTAGTTATTATGTTcagtaaaaaaaatcagtatttaacttttgtttgtttgtaacacATTTTAAGAAACTATTTAAGGACAAAGTACAGTTGATTGATGAAATCAAGTGAAGTTGCCAGTGATGacatcattaaaatatatgaaaggcttcaagacacagaaaacacacaaaaaatatgaGGGTTAAATATAAGATAAGCACTTTTCAAATGCAGTTAAAGataaaatgataacaaaataaagaatgatACACAGTAGACATTAGCTCACAGTTTACTTCTGTACCCTCAACACAACCAGTCACTGAACTCACAAAACATGTGGCAAAGTATTTTAAGTGTCCACCTCATGATATAAATTAAATTACTCAGAACAAAAGCCACCACTAAagattttttaatacattttaatatactttaatttaaaaaaactatctattgttttttttctgtgaatttcaTATTATGTGCCCCAATCTGCTAGTACCTACcatccacccttgcaacctccttttacaacagagaaaaaaaaatattgttgtggaagctgtagtatgttaCAATGTGTCCCATGGCACACCATTTTGTCCCCACTTCTTTGTTTGCAAATGTTCTTTGCAATGATTCCTTGGTCTGACATAaggcctctgccttctccttctctatCTATACTGGAAgttcactgggactcctcttgttCATAGATATTCTGTAGTTTTGTGTCTGTGGGACTAGCTGAttcatgtgctccagcagttcatttATGGGGTAGATGTGTGGGTGTGCCAATTCAAAGCCCAGTATCTGAGCTAGTCAGTCTACCAGCTCtcctgctgtcatgctcccagGTCAGCTCACCAGCAACCCAACCCCTgctaccagggccagctctaccctgttGATCAGGTGAGGTTCGTGGTCCACTCTCCTAAGTATTGCACCTGGTGAGGGACATGGCCGGTTCTCCCATTCTCATGATCATGGGAACAATTAATTCCCTTGCCTAAAACTAGGATTTCACTGGGATCACCAGCTCCCAAATTATGACACGGatacttacatttatttacaaCAGCTTTAGTTACTCTAGTTCCCAACTAGCTTGTACAACTTATATTTATTCCATGTCTGCCACAAGGTTTGTTACCTGTCAGTCTCTTGTCTCAAAATCTGCTTCTTCCTCATTGTCAGGCGGGTGAATTTCATGGTTGAtgctttcccagaattcctatcTCTATCCAGAAGCTCTAACTTCCTTTTTTTGCCTTTGCTATCAGCTGtcagatttttattaaaacaaatcaGGTGAGAGTGGGAATGTTTACAAAATATGATTCAGTTCTATGAGTAACAATACTAAAGTCCAGTCTGCACTCAACTCTCCGCTGGCACATAAATCAGCATTTGActaatctttacacagtgcacaataaTATTATCACAACATCTCCCATTTTAGTCCAACAAAAGACTATTTCTCCAAGATCAACAAGCTACATACCATAAGAACAACTATAAAAACTGTCAGTCAAGAACTACATTCACAATGTCCAGTCTATCTGTATTTGACAACCTTAGAGAAAGTACTGTACTATCCTATCTTGGTGAGTTAAACATTCTGTACATACATCATTTTCTATTGTAGTCTGCATTTATCAACCTAAAAATATCTTCTTAGACCTTAAGTCATTTTTTCAATCCTTTACAACTTAAGTTGTCTCTCAACCTTTATAAACTTGACATCTATTCTATGAGTTTCTTTTTTGAATTTGGTAACACAGAAAACTATaagactataactatctagtcttcactCTGATTAGATACCTGAGAAGAATAATTATTACCTGAGTGAACAGAAAGTACAGAGCAAAGAAGcttctaaaactataaaaatgtcaGAGGTTGCTGACTAAATGGAAAACCCATGGTTTTCGGCAACTTCAGAGCATCCATCTTCAGCCTACtggcccagaatatctgacagacttATTTGCAAAGCAGGAATACTAAGAGACTGGCCTACCTTGTCTTGGCAAAGTTTGAAAGTCCACTTCTTCTATGTCCTGCTTATCCATGGTTTGAACAACATGCTGTCAGTAGTTGAAGCAGGCCAATTTTTTGCCTGATGGATATCTTTTCCACATTTGAAGTAAACTCCATAAGGAGGTTCTTTAATgcccaattattctttgaagtaaTATAGGAGTCCTGCCAGGACCAGACTTGCCTCATGGTCAAAAAAGTCTTgttattaatacattttaaatgccatattctatAGGTTTCTGAACGGTTTGAATACCATCTATCTATAGTATATTCAAATAGGTGAAGGTTGCTTGTTTCTGCAGGAGGCTAAACAAGCCTTATTTCTATAATTAACTAAACTATTGCCTAACAAGACCACAAGTTGGAATGACTAATAATTTGCCTTTGTTAATAACCCTAAACAGATTGTAATAGTAATTTTCAAGGACTAGAacattacattacattttaaAGTGAGTTGCATAGGTACAATACCTTCAATAAGAGTTGaaacatatatactatatgttgGGATAAAATATAACCTTAAATATGTATCAGTATACAATAATCTATACCAATGTAAGATCTTTGGCTTGTTAATGTTTTTTAGTCTAAACATAGGTTCAAGAATCTAGGCTTTTACCCTATGATTCCTATACCCactccccttttttttcttttcattccctCTTTCCCTaatactagataggagagaaagaaggatggaggaaggagaaagaaagagaaaaaaatccttgaaTCTAACTTCCTTTACTTTGTTTCTGACCAAGACCATTAACAACTTATGACCAACCCCtgttaaaataaagacaaacatcCATCACCCATTGGATGACCAAAGCCCACCTATCCCATCTCTTGGGATTGggcattgttttctttaaattgtttccTGCCCTCTGTGGATAAGAGTATCTTTTGGGAGCCCTAAGAAAATCAGGATATTGCAAAAGTCCTAGGAGAGCTAGCAGCATCATTGGTTGTCAGTCTCTGTATGATGGGAAAGTATAGGGCTTAACTGAAGTCTTTACTGGAACACTTTGTAAGGTTGGACCATTTTATCTAGTCATTTTGAAGCTTACCCGGATGCAGACTTTTGAGGAAACAGTTATTGAGGCAGTTTCTAGGCTGAATCACCCACCCTACTTGTCTTGTAGTCATTGGTGTCTGGTCCTTTTGCTCTGTAAACATATAAACTTTAAAGGTAAGATACATTTCTGCATTAACACATAAATGGAATGTGTGATGTACACAGATCAGTTAAAAATGATTCTCTGTTCTGTGAGCAGTTGAATGGCATCAAACATTATAACTCCATCTGGACTGTATATCCAAACTGTGATATAAATTTCAATCCTTGCCAAATAAAAGTATGGCATGTAATAATAAGTCCTAGGGACTGTGTAGTCAGCAGGAGTTACCAGCTATGCATAGCTGAAGTCCTGGCTGGAGATATTTATGTCTCAGCTTGCCGCAGACCTGTTTCATTGTTGTTTCTGGTGTCTTCCTACATATCTATAGCCAACATTCTCAAGAGATCTTTTTGGGTCAAATCTAATCTTTATTAATGTTTAAGTAACTCACAGCTCTTCTTCTCTGTGGAAACAAAGCCATGACATCTTTCCCAATACAACATGTTTCCTGCCTTCCATTCTGAAGTTAAGACATCTTTATAATAAATAGAACAATTTAATTCAGCAAcgatttttaattaacttttattggatgttttatttacatttcagatgttatcccctttccccatttaccccctacacagaaaccccctatcctatcccccctcctcctgcttctatgaagatgtgcccctacccacccacccagtccCACCTTCCCGCCCTCAAATTCtcccagccttcataggaccaaggacctcttctcctacctctgcccaacaaggccatcctcccctacatatacagctggagacatgggtccctccctaggtGCTCTCCGGCTGTGGttcagaccctgggagctctggtaggttggtattgttgctctcctcatggggccacaaacccttccagctccttcagtcttttctctaactccttcattgggaaccccttgatcagttcaatggttagctgtgagcatccacctgtatatatgtcaggctctggcaggcctctaaggagacagctaaatcaggctcctgtcagcatgcacttcctgacatgcACATCAGCATCTCAGCAGGGATTTTTAACGGTCCAATATCTCTCAACAGCTGTTGTTTTCTTgctcattagcatttaaaatgtaaagttaaaaaaagtCCTATATAGTCTATCTCTCTGGGTCTTTGTTACCTGCACTGAGGATTTGGTTCTTCATTCCTACTTCTACGCAGAAGCCAGCCAGCCTGCCAGCCCACTTTGCTACTCAATAAGGGTATCTTGCAGTTTCCCTGCACCTGGCATGTGCCTGCCTCAAAGACTGCATCACATCACAAGGAAGCCACATCTGTTCCATGAAGTGCTTGTCCCTGCCTTCCACCCAGGACTTTTCTCAGGCTATAAGCTTTATATCTTAATATCATGGATTAATCTTATAAACATTAATAACAAGGATTGATCACCCATCTCCTCTGATTTAGTTCTTATCTCTAGGTTCTTGccatgcttgagttcctgctttgacaacaTCTAATGGTGGACTGTTAGCTGAAAATGTAATGTGAAACAAATTCTTTCCTCCAAATGTTACTTCAGTGTTAACTCTTCCTTGGACGTCTGTtagaattctccactaaaaccatctggctctggatattttttggttgaaaaaaaaatccatattattcattaatttatttatttcaccttccaatcacagcttcccctccttcctctattTACAGCCCCCGCCTCccccattccttctttctttctaatcagagaaggagaagctgccatggaTATCAATCCCCTTGgcctatcaagttgcagtagaACTAGGCATATCTGCTATTGAAACtaggcaaggcagcccagttagctTAAAGAGATCCAAAGGTAGGCaactgagtcagagacagcccctgctcctgctgttacgGATGCCATATAAATATCAATCTGCAAATATGCTACATATGTATAAAGAGCCTGGGTCCAAGCCATGAGTGTTATCTGGTCAGtgatttagtctctgtgagcccctacgggcccaggttagttgattctgtaggttttcttgtgtctATGACCTGTCTGGTTCCTTCAATCCTCCCCTATCTCACCCCGccttcttccacaagattccctgaaCTCCAGCTAAGTtgtgactgtgggtctctgcacctgtttccatcagctgcagGGTAAAGTCTTTCAGATGATAGTTATGCTATTTGGAAgcatagtagaatatcattaatagttatcattaatagtgtcgaGGGTGGGCTCTTTCTCATGAcatgagtctcaagttggaccagtgaCTGGTTGGCTATtctctcaatttctgctccaaCTTTATCCTTGCACATCATGTTGGCAGGACAAATTGTGCATCTAAGGTTTTGTGCctaggttggtgtccctatccctCCATTGGAAGACTTGCCC
Proteins encoded:
- the LOC117705837 gene encoding olfactory receptor 2T1; the encoded protein is MEGYNTTSTDFTFMGLFNTEETSGLVFATISVIFLTALVANGIMIFLIHTDTHLHTPMYFLLSHLSFIDMMYISTIVPKMLVDYLLGQRTISFVGCTAQHFLYLTLVGAEFFLLGLMAYDRYVAICNPLRYPVLMSRRICWIIIAGSWFGGSLDGFLLTPITMSFPFCSSREINHFFCEAPAVLKLACADTALYETVMYVCCVLMLLIPFSVVISSYARILATVYHMSSVEGRKKAFATCSSHMTVVTLFYGAAIYTYMVPHSYHSPSQDKIFSVFYTILTPMLNPLIYSMRNKDVSGALKRALGKIRSSQRVSKDF